The Mauremys mutica isolate MM-2020 ecotype Southern chromosome 1, ASM2049712v1, whole genome shotgun sequence genome has a segment encoding these proteins:
- the LOC123343921 gene encoding basic proline-rich protein-like — translation MASSGPILPPSITAPNGPYPSITAPNGPYFSITAPNGPYPSITAPNGPYFSITAPNGPYPSITAPNGPYPSITAPNGPYPSITAPNGLYFSITAPNGPYPSITAPNGPYFSTTAPNGPYFSITAPNGPYPSITAPNGPYPSITAPNGPYFSITAPNGPYPSITAPNGPYFSITAPNGPYPSITAPNGPYPSITASNGPYFSITAPNGPYPSITAPNGPYFSITAPNGPYPSITAPNGPYFSITAPNGPYPSITAPNGPYFSITAPNGPYPSITAPNGPYFSITAPNGPYPSITAPNGPYFSITAPNGPYPSITASNGPYFSITAPNGPYPSITAPNGPYPSITAPNGPYFSITAPNAPNGPYPSITAPNGPYFSITAPNGPYPSITAPNGPYFSITAPNGPYPSITAPNGPYFSITAPNGPYPSITASNGPYFSITAPNGPYPSITAPNGPYPSITAPNGPYFSITAPNGPYPSITAPNGPYFSITAPNGPYPSITAHNGPYFSITAPNGPCSSQQGSALPFPLGSLSPSTLKSTGLFLLTSVGFG, via the exons ATGGCATCCAGTGGCCCCATCCTCCCT CCGTCTATCACAGCACCCAATGGCCCGTACCCGTCTATCACAGCACCCAATGGCCCATACTTCTCTATCACAGCACCCAATGGCCCGTACCCGTCTATCACAGCACCCAATGGCCCATACTTCTCTATCACAGCACCCAATGGCCCGTACCCATCTATCACAGCACCCAATGGCCCGTACCCATCTATCACAGCACCCAATGGCCCGTACCCGTCTATCACAGCACCCAATGGCCTGTACTTCTCTATCACAGCACCCAATGGCCCGTACCCATCTATCACAGCACCCAATGGCCCGTACTTCTCTACCACAGCACCCAATGGCCCATACTTCTCTATCACAGCACCCAATGGCCCGTACCCGTCTATCACAGCACCCAATGGCCCGTACCCGTCTATCACAGCACCCAATGGCCCATACTTCTCTATCACAGCACCCAATGGCCCGTACCCGTCTATCACAGCACCCAATGGCCCGTACTTCTCTATCACAGCACCCAATGGACCGTACCCGTCTATCACAGCACCCAATGGACCGTACCCGTCTATCACAGCATCCAATGGCCCGTACTTCTCTATCACAGCACCCAATGGCCCGTACCCGTCTATCACAGCACCCAATGGCCCATACTTCTCTATCACAGCACCCAATGGCCCGTACCCGTCTATCACAGCACCCAATGGCCCATACTTCTCTATCACAGCACCCAATGGCCCGTACCCGTCTATCACAGCACCCAATGGCCCGTACTTCTCTATCACAGCACCCAATGGCCCGTACCCGTCTATCACAGCACCCAATGGCCCATACTTCTCTATCACAGCACCCAATGGCCCGTACCCGTCTATCACAGCACCCAATGGCCCATACTTCTCTATCACAGCACCCAATGGCCCGTACCCGTCTATCACAGCATCCAATGGCCCGTACTTCTCTATCACAGCACCCAATGGCCCGTACCCGTCTATCACAGCACCCAATGGACCGTACCCGTCTATCACAGCACCCAATGGCCCGTACTTCTCTATCACAGCACCCAATG CACCCAATGGCCCGTACCCGTCTATCACAGCACCCAATGGCCCGTACTTCTCTATCACAGCACCCAATGGCCCGTACCCGTCTATCACAGCACCCAATGGCCCATACTTCTCTATCACAGCACCCAATGGCCCGTACCCGTCTATCACAGCACCCAATGGCCCATACTTCTCTATCACAGCACCCAATGGCCCGTACCCGTCTATCACAGCATCCAATGGCCCGTACTTCTCTATCACAGCACCCAATGGCCCGTACCCGTCTATCACAGCACCCAATGGACCGTACCCGTCTATCACAGCACCCAATGGCCCGTACTTCTCTATCACAGCACCCAATGGCCCGTACCCGTCTATCACAGCACCCAATGGCCCATACTTCTCTATCACAGCACCCAATGGCCCGTACCCGTCTATCACAGCACACAATGGCCCATACTTCTCTATCACAGCACCCAATGGCCCATGCTCCTCAcagcagggctctgctctgccctTCCCACTAGGAAGCCTGAGTCCAAGCACTTTGAAATCCACGGGTCTCTTTCTGTTGACGTCCGTGGGCTTTGGATGA